The window ATATATGAGGTGCTGATGCATAATATGTCATACTGAGTGATGGCTGGAATGGGAATCAATTTCTGAGCTGATGAGGTCGTGCAGGACGCCGGCGGAGGATGCATTTTCTTAGATAACTTCTTTGTCAGTCCACTACCTCTCATTCTTTCTCCTCCACTTCTCTCTTCCAGCTCCATCTCTCCTGTCACACAACTGACTGCCCTTCGCTGCCTCACCTCCATCCTCCTGGTTGCTCTGGTGACACAGCCCTCCACCTGTAACCGTGACAATAGTGAGGACGAGGAGCAGGCAGACGCCCTGTCCGTCACAGCCCAGGTCACACCCACCCCTCTGTGGGCGGTGGTCTGGGGTCCAACGCAGCCTCTAGAGGATGAGACCTATCACTTCCTTTCAAGCCAGGAAACTGACCCCTTGCACCGGCATGGGCATCAGCAGGGGGCCAGCACTACCAAGTCAAACTGGCCCTCGAGCCTGCAGCCCCGAGAGGATGCACCGCTGGAGTCTGAGGACCATGGGGgagtggaggacagagagacgggggcGGAGGAGACGGAGCTTGAGGAAGGTGGGCACCAGGAGATGCACATGAAGGATTTCTAAATAAAGATAGCCATGAGACCAAGcccatgtgaacacacacacacacacacacgtcccctGAGGAGTTAGCTGTCACCACTGTGAAGGCGGCTGTGTGGTGCCGGCTGTGTCTGTGGCGGGGAATGCCTGATAAAGTTCTCATCACTCACACTGAGGAATTGGCCGCTGTCAAAAAGCAAGACACAAGACGTCATCGGATCTGTGCTTTTTGTTGGAGGACATCGTCTCGTACATTCAATATTATGTTTCAGCTGGCTTTATTCATCGCTTCTCTTCTTCTGGATACAATTATACATGGtcatggtctgtgtgtgtgtgcgtgtgtatatgtgtgtgttacagtggacCCTCAGTTCTACGTCACCGTGACCATCTCCTCGCTGCTCATCCTGACGGCCGTCATCATCACAGCTAAACTCTGGTAGGAATCTCCAAAatattgtgtgtgcatgtggccaTATAAAGACAAGTGAAGGGTTAGTAATCTTCCTCTGTGAGACACATCTCCCCCAGACTCAAAAAGTTGGGGGATtggaaaatgtttgatttgaggATCAGACACAGCGAGGTACAGTCCAGATTGAGCTTCAACACAGGGCGCCTCCCTTATTacgccatgttgttttttttaatgttgtttttaagtgttagAGGTTGAACGAAGGGCCTTATTTGTGGACCTCCTAAAGCACGTTTGTTGAGATTGATTGTAGAGATTTCCGATCGTGGGGACACCGTCCCCTAAACGGCCATGAGATGCTTTACCAAATAGAAAAGTACAGAAAGCGTATATTCACTTGATAAAATCTGGATTTATTTGTATACAATCAagtctaatttttttttttatcatgttgTTTGCATGATCGTTTTACctcttttgaatgaaaaagatctCAAGGACACTAATCACTCTTTTGTTGACTTAGTTATAATCCGTGGACATATCCAAACACTGAAACGGAGTCCCAGGTAAAAACTGGCTTAGTTCTGTGTGGTGAATCTTTTTAGGAACATCTGATTGCAAGATTAGTCAAGGCTGTGCATACCTATCAAGAGATTGAAGTTCACTCTGTTTTCAAAAATGGAGCTTGAAGAGAGGAAAATTGCCGACCTGCCCCTTTCTACCCGCTGACGGGTCAAGATAAACATTAATGAATTGTGCGAGATGTGTCGGGATTCACAAAGAGACCAAATGGGGTTTTAGTGAGGACGAAACTTTGATATTTGCAGGTGTTTTTGCATGAGCTCGTCAATCAGCCGATCATATTCAGAACTCTGTAACGTGTCTACGTATTCCTCCCTCAAGTGAGAGCTAAGTAATAGCTTACTAATAACCTTAATAACATTTGTCCTCGGTAAAGTCACATGTGGCACAGATGTGTCATTTGGTTGCATTACAGTTGCAATGATTAAACCATTAggatggaggtggaggcaggGCCCAACGTGTTGCCTTAAAGGCTTGAGCAATAACACGGTTTTACCGACCATTAAGCCCCGTGGATTTGGAAACACAAGGTGGGTAATACCCAATGTGTACGTATGTGTTCAGGCCTCGTGGGGAAGTGCTTGCAGCACACGTGGCCATTAGCCGAAGATGGGGAGTCATCGATGTGATGAAGTGGAGCACTTTCACGTTTTGCTGATGAAACCAATAATGCGTAGTTCATCTGACCACCGGGactcttctctccatctcttcccaCGTCGCACACGTCACACTTTGTTTTTCTATCTATTGCATCATAATATTTAATTCCATTGCTTTGACGGAGAACATGAGTTCCCGTTCACTTTACCGTTTCTctcaaagggaaaataaaaaactaaaattcaCCTCTGTTCGTCTTACTCGCTATTTCTGAATTTGGTGTAAATTGCCTGGTTTTGGGGTTGTGAGACAAAGAATGGCTGTGACGCAGTTACTCAAGACAATCCGCCGACCTTGTGCTGAGCTGTTTGAAGTCGGAACAGTTTGATCGACCGTATAGACGAATAGATCAATAGAACAACAGGTGAgggggaaaataaattaaatgtccGCTAAAAATCAGATccgctctcacacactctacgtTTACTGCGCCTGCTCTCGTTccaaacccccctcccctcgcctttcacttcacccccccccttctaaaTACCTgtgttcctcttcttccttcatgTTCTTTCCTTACTTACAGTTATCACCATTGCCTTGCTCTAACATTGCTTGTCTTTGCACAGCTGCTACTCCTCTTATCTCCCTCCCCAGTCTCCTATCTCTCCCAGCACCGCCAGTCCCGCTGCTGATCCATAGATAATCCTCCAGCTTGCTGTGAGCTGATACACGATAaaccccccttttctctctgttcccGAGTCTTGCCTTCGCTGTTGTTTCAATAACTTCCTCCTGAGGAAGCCGCCATGGAGGAAACCCCCACTCTCCGAAGTGGCCCTACAAAAGTGAGATTTACTGCGATTCTAGACGGCAGACATGGAGGCCGCTCCTCTCTATGGACTGGCTCAAGCCTCGGTGtcataaatgtgtaaataacgCCATGTGTTGGATGGAGAGAGTGCTGCGACGACATgagcgggagagggggggtacAGATGGACTGGAATGCTCGCCTATAGTGGAAATTGGCCGGTGTCCAGTTCATTATGATTATAGAAGAGCGGCATATGTGCTCAGTGATTTTCCCAGCCCCGAAACTGTGTGGCTAATGTTATCAGGCGTGAcgatgtttgtgtgaatgtgtgtttgtttgtgtgtgtgtgtgtgtgtgtgcatttagggAGAGAGGAGTCAGCCAGAACAGGTGTTAGTGTGGAAAGATGAGGCTGTGGGATGTCTTTTATGGCTACGCGAGCAGCTTTGTTGTGCCTCTAAGTATTCTTAAGAGCGTGAACTCGTGGCTCTCTGTCTTCACCTTCCTCCCCTCTGCgatgcgttccccccccccccccccccccctgtccattCTTTAACCTTGTTGCATCCTTTCcacctcacccctcctccctccctccctccctcgtcccACAAGTCTCGGTGTCCTTCCCCCCCTCAGCTGACAGCGTTTTAATGAGTCAGATGAGGGCACTAATTCTCTCACACAGTGGCAGAGTAATGTGTTCGCTGATGCTAAATGGCTCGGCTGTTCTTGATGGTCTCTGACTCtgtttctctgcccccccccccctctgtcttctctcttgattctgctgttttttatctgtgtctctgtccgtctcccttAATTCTGCCCTTCTCTATCATTTccggctccctctctctccctctctaaccTTCTTTCACTGTTATCTGTTTCGTCTAAAACTCGAACTTTCTTTGATTCATTTAATCTCGGCTTCTATTCTTACCCTTCTCCTtcttgatctcttttttttcttctttaattcccatcttttccttttccttcaccccccccccccacccacctccctcccctcgcCACATCTTCCCCATCCGTGTCATCTTTCTCATTCTTTCCCAGTTACGACCGCAGCTGTTCCCAGCATCCACCCCCTCTTTCCCGTGGCGTggcccccccactctccctcgCGCTTCCCCGTTCCCTTGCTTCGGAGGACAGCCGGCAGACGTTGcacagcacctcctcctccttcaccgaCAGGGAGAGGTAATGAGTCGCCTCGCCACTCTTTGGTGTGTGTCTACGTCTTTCAGTGTGAGTGTGGTGTGCATGTTTGAGTTTCTGTGCACCTTCAAGTTTGCTTTtttgtgtatgagtgtgtgtgtgtgtgtgtgtgtgtgtgtgtgtgtgtgtgtgtgtgtgtgtgtgtgtgtgaagcacagttcttccttcttttgtttGGTAAGGATACACAGTGCATGGAGTAGAAATGGCCAGTGATGGTACTCTCTGAGGAGTGTTGGTGCTGCTGTAAGATGTATCCGCGTGTTTAACTCCCTCTACGGATGAGTCATAGTCGGCCACAGCCGCCGTCCATGAAATGGTGCTTTTATTTGAGGGTATTCAAAGTTAATCTCAATCAGGATAATTATAGTGCTGTACTCCAGTGCTCCTGTTCacttccccctccacccccccctccaccccaccagcttctcctccgccgtcctcctcttcctcctcctcttccgtgTCTTCTCCTCCGCCGCTCTCTCAGTCCCCGGCGATGCAGCTTTCCATTTGCGTAGACACCAATTTTCCAGCTTTAGGCCTccgtgctcctctcctcctcctcttctcctctcctctgctccctccaCCCTCAGAGTTCCCTAAGCTTCCCCCAACCCTCCACTCCTCCTTTtggtctcttttgtttttttgtctctctcacccctcttctctgtgtctcttgCTTTGTCAGGATCCCAGTTGTGATCCTCTGAGCtgagacgttttttttctccatatggTAAACATTTCTCCCGGGCCTGAAGAGGAACATCAGCACAACCAGAGGGTTTGCCCGCAGCAACGTTTATCTTCTCTGAAACTGTGAAAGGAATCCAGGGGTCCCAGGTATCCCGCCATCACAAAACTTCGAGGCTTCCTTGAGGTCTAAAACAACCCGAACACgtccacctgctgctccttcctTCCGTCCTCTGTGCTTGGTATACGTTTCTTTCATGTGGCTCATGCGTCACTGTTACCTGCTCCCTGTTTTCTTTCCCCTGTATGGCCCCGAGCTCCTCCAAGCCGAGCGCTCCGTTCTTCAGACCCGCCATGACTAACACTCAACAAGCAGTTCAACGGACCGCCGAACATCCAATTGCATCTGCAAATTCAACACTGGTAGCTCCACAAGTGTTTTTCCGGTGATTCTGCTGCCCGTGTGACGCCGCTCAGTGTTTCCTCCAATCCAGTGGACTGTCTTTCATGACATGACGCTcaagttcagttcagttccCGCAGGCTTGTATCTGGTTCGCAAGCGGTTAAAGAGGCGTCCTCAGCATCGCCAAACACTGAACGGGGTATTTCACAAAGCTGTTTGGCACGGATGTAGCCAACGGGCAATGTGTTTAACATGTCACGCTCCAAAAACTGCTGTTTATTCCCCGCTTTTGGGCGCCCGGAATGCAAATAGTGCGGCTTTTTCCCTGTGCATCGTGTAGGggagtctgttttgttttgttatttcctCATGATTTGTTTTCTTAATTATCTGGCTGACGTTCACCTCTTTGTCGAGTCTTTGTGAGCACCCTCTGTTCCTGCCGGACTGTGTTAGAGGTGTGTTAAGCATATAGTACTTCCAGTGGCGGGGATAAAATATTCACAGCGGCAATGGATAGAGGCATTAGTGTTGAAAATCGATGACTCCCAAAAGGTTTTGGATGGTGCACAACAAAGACGGATTTATGTTGTCATGGAAATGAGCATCTGTGAACTGTACGCGTGATCAAAAGACTGGTTTTAccaagatgattttttttttcttctcccaacTGACAGCCAACCATAtggatctgaaaaaaaaacaaaaaaatgccaTCATCTTTCCAGTCACTGTATATAAACTGTCATGGGTGCACCAAGCAGTAAATCATGGAGCATCATTTCTGTCAATGAATCTGTATGTACACTGTATGAAAAACCTGGGAGAGTAGCTTCAAATCTATTATTCATACATGTCTATTTCACCTATCAATAAGTGATGTCTTATCAAACCTTTTCGACTCAATCGTCAGTTTGTGTTTGCCAACTTTTCTAAGCAGCTTTGAgacattaacccccccccccccccccccccccccacgtacaAATATTTCCACTACCGACATAATGCTGGTGGCCCCATGCGTGGCTCGTGCTATCCTCCAGATATCTCGTCTCGTGATTTTTAGTAGAAGTCCTGTAGAAATGTGGTCTTTCTGTACCATGGAAGTTCAATAAAGACTCAACACTGGCCTTATAGCTGTGTGCCTGTATCTGTTAATTTAAATGCCTGTTGAATGACTTCCCCTGAGCTCTGCAATCTGCAATGCTTTAATAGCTAGTGCAATCTCCTAATCTTTTTCTCCCCAAAGTCAACATTTAGTCCAGTAGCCAGCATTCATTTTGAACCATGGGCTTGGCATTAAAAAGTACTGCATGTCCCAATCATATTTTTACCCGCGAGGAGCAGCCGAAAAGGGGACGAAGAATAAGGCGGCAGCTTTCCTCTGATGCCTTTCCTTATCCCCTGACCTTATGTGGATCCCTCATGCTTCAGAAAAAAGAGCATCCTTGGAAACTATTTCCTCTGGTTACAGTTTTTACAACGAATCTGAAAAAATGAACACAGTGCCACTCGAGTCCATTGAGATTCTCCACCGGTCTGCTGCACAGCCACGGTTTCCATCTCCTGTGGGCATTTTACAGACCAATCAAACAAATTGATTGCCTTTGTTCCACTCAGAAATTCAAAAGGAACGTCTGAGTTATGAGAAGCCCGAAAGACAAACAGTAAGGCAGAAGTTAGGTGTGAACTTGCGTATGCCGTCACCGCTCACATGCTGAAACATGACACGTTCTCTCAACGCTACGCGCGGGCCAGCTAACCCTCCGTCACCAACAAACACTCGAGAGGTGAACAGCTGTTAGAAATCACAGCTCCAATCTGGTGGAAAAACCACCGTGAGCCAATGAAGCTCAATCACACTGACTGGAATTAACGCCACTATTTATAGAGATGGGAGGGATTTTGTGGAGAAATACGCAGGGTTAAATAAAACAGGACCATAATTTCCCTGTCGTCTATTTCGctcgctctgctgctgctggtcagaTAATTGCCACCATTAATGTCGTGCAGGGGAAGAGCGGAGAATTAGAGAaccgaataaaaaaaaaaaagtgagatacTGGTCGGGCATGAGGAAGGCAAATGTGACTGTGTGATGGAGGTGGCTGGCAATTTTGACATTGAAGTAAAAGCGCTGGGCTAAACATCCATGtataaaatatgaatgagtgtgtgtggccaTGCTGGTTGCACACAGGGAAAGCTTGAGCTCTATAATACATTAGTCTCTTTAGGGATGTGCCCTAATTAATGGCTTGACCTCCTAACGGGTAGCCCCCTTCTGCGAGTTAACATTTAGCTGTGCCCCCTCCAGAGATGCGCTTTGAAGTGCATTTAATGAAAGAAGTTGACAGTGACATTAACCAGAGAGTCAGGGTAAGTAAGTACAGggctttgttttatttcccGACAATTTATATTCTGATTTTATACATGTCTCAActcagcagaaaagaaaaataatacaaagcaACATATAATCAATCGAAACCAAAGTAACATTTATCAAACCAATGAGAGATACACGCATACACATCAAATATACTGATCCTGCTTCTGGTCAAAGGCAACCGACTCCTGCATCTTCATGTACACGTGACATGTGTATCTGTGAAAGCCACCTATTTAGAACTGCAAGAGTGGATGCAACACCTGTCATTTTCCATGTGTGAGGGGAGATTTGGTGACAAGAAAAGTTCCCGTGACATTTCCTGGTTGTactgtgaagagagagagtgtgtgtgtgtgtgtgtgtgtgtgtgagagacaaagGTGTCCATTAACATGCTTTGGCCCAGCATCACATCCCTGTGTCTGTTACTCAGTGATAGTGTCCGTCAGTGCCTCGTGTCCACATATCAGTCTCTGGTTCTCAGTTGGACTTGGACCAGATCTTCCCACTGCCACGCAGCCTGAGTGGGGACAACAGCATTAGACACGGCATTCAAACTTTGTTTGGGATTTTTCAAAATACTGTAAAGATTAACATGTTTCACTTTCAGTGTTCACTTGCACTACTAAACAAGCATAGTACCGATGCAACCGTGGTGCAACAGTGTCCTTTTGATCAgcatatttttcttttggaatTGATCCCAGTGGATTCTCTATTtccacaaatttaaaaaatactttttttagtgCTTATTTCTAATAATAACCGCTGCACTATCAGTCCCTTCCTTTAAATAGCTTTATAAAGAAATGGTGCTAAAActaattttttaatttgaggATTGAGGTTAAGCTATCATTAATTTGGATTTCAAGTGGctcttcatttgaatgaagtgcaGTGCTGAAAATTATAGAGCTCAATGCTTCATCAAAATATGACAGGCCGCCAGAAAATAATCACTGCTTTGGGTTCggcagcaaaaacaaacagcagacgAGCAAAGCATCTTTGGATCACTGGAGGGGGGTACGGTCCTTTTGGGATGAGCGCACGTGGGGCATTTGTATATCCAGTGACATTTTACAATCCAGGACAGATGTGAAATTAGCCATCGGTAATTGGGCCGGATGGAAGCAGAGCAGGAAGAGAGTCCCTGAAAGCAGGGATGGAATACTGCTGCAAACCACTGGTGTGATAATAAAGCTGCTTCATGCAGAGacgcgttcacacacacacacacacacacacacacacacacacacacacacacacacacacacacacacacacacacacacacacacacacacacacacacacacacacacacacacacacacacacacacacacacacaaaccatcaaacgGCAGCtggctttttaatgtttattgaagaagaaaaaaaaataaaaacagtgttgAATTAACTTTCTCTCTCCACTAAAGTACTGGACAAATGGCTTTACTTTGTTGTTTGAAGTATCTTTCTAGGGCTCTGTTTATAACTAGgtacatttgtatttataaaACCCTTTTCAAAACCACAGTACCAAAGTGTTTTACGAATAAAATAACGTAATATGTTACAAAAACTCCTCCTGAAGCGTTTTGGTTCAATTTTAGGAATTGCTCGAAGAAAATAACTTCACTAGCGCACCAACAAATTATTTTAGGAGGATTATTCTTCATGGccaaacacattttgtgttcAATCTCTGGGTTATTGCATTATAAATGCAATTTCTATGCAAGGACTTTTGCTGGTTTCCATAGTTTCCAAGACACCATCTTTTATGCACGCACCCAAAATAATAGGTTGCAACTCATTACTCACCCTTTCACCTTTGAACTTTTTTTGCCTGGTTGTCGTGGTTCCTGAGAGGAAGCAGGGTCTCGTGGCTCCGCAGGCTGATCTGCGTCCTGATTGGAGGCGGCTCCAGCGGGGGCGGGGCCTGACGACGGAGAGGCAGCGCTGGCCTTTAACGTTTTCTGAAGATTTGAGACCTGAGGAtggattcaaaatgaaaagttaaagGAAAGGTTCCCAACATGTCCAGgcttttgttttcagtgttGGGCAAGTTACTTGTTTACTTACTACTCTAAAAGTAATTTCATCAGTTTACATATTACTTGCTATCAAATGTAGTTAGTTACATTACTTGTCACTTTCGCCACCTTGCTGGTCTGCACTATTTTGCTTGTCAAAGGATGCGTCGATGGAAGGTGGCACTGCCCGTGTCTGTGTGCCCTCCACCTTGAGCTtgacctttattattaaaatttCAACTGACAATGCAAAATGTTAAACTGAAGGAAGCCTGTCTGTTCCTCTCCCTCGGGTCAGACACACGTGTGCCCGACGCAATATCTGGCTGAAGATGCATTCAGACCTGCCGcgcaatttaatttaatcttaCTTTTCACAAAAAACGAATCCCTTTCTGGTAAAGAAGTAACGCACCATTACTAATAACTGCAATTGTAAATTGTAATGCCTACATATCTCATTACTGGGGAACGTAATTGTATTACAGGAACACTGGTCGCATAGCAATAGTCAGGTTTGTGGAGGAATTCATACTTTAATGTGTTTATGAACCCATATGTGTATGAGCCTACTAACCCtcaaacaaaatgcaaaaaaaagaggagatatGCAATCtgggagaaaatgaaaagaccaCAAGTGGCTGGAAGCATAAACAAATGCGAAGAGTCACATTCTCTTCATTCattccaaacacacactggagttACTGTAGGCTGAAGAAAGAAATGAGGGACTGACCTCTGTTTCCACTTGGACTTTGACCTTTAACTGGCTCTCTCTGTATTGGTTTGCCCTTGAGACTTGCTCCTCAATACCACACAGCACTGCCTCACAACCTGTGCACCTGAGACCGAGAGGGGAAAGGCACAGGGAGAGTTAGAGAGCTGATCACTGAGACACAAAGAAGTGTGTGCATAGACAAATAGGGGCGATACGGACCACTCCTGCAGCGTGTTGACAATGTTTGGCAGCTCGTTGGGGCCGAGGTCACGACCCACGCTGCAGTCTACCTCCACCTGCTGGTTCCTCTGGTCCAGTTTGCCCTGGATGATGTCACAGTACACGGCGTCTATCAGCAggtcctccagctccctcaCGTTCTTCAGCTCAAGCTGCTGCAGAAGCAATGAGTACGGCAGGCACTGTG is drawn from Pungitius pungitius chromosome 11, fPunPun2.1, whole genome shotgun sequence and contains these coding sequences:
- the pianp gene encoding PILR alpha-associated neural protein, yielding MERCSISPVTQLTALRCLTSILLVALVTQPSTCNRDNSEDEEQADALSVTAQVTPTPLWAVVWGPTQPLEDETYHFLSSQETDPLHRHGHQQGASTTKSNWPSSLQPREDAPLESEDHGGVEDRETGAEETELEEVDPQFYVTVTISSLLILTAVIITAKLCYDRSCSQHPPPLSRGVAPPLSLALPRSLASEDSRQTLHSTSSSFTDRERIPVVIL
- the cops7a gene encoding COP9 signalosome complex subunit 7a, with translation MEVEQLLSLSGPALAQAVSSLLETPGLYVFSDILELPNVREMENGPHAPMYQLLNLFAYGTYCDYKERAASLPELTPAQRNKLRHLSIISLASNLKCLPYSLLLQQLELKNVRELEDLLIDAVYCDIIQGKLDQRNQQVEVDCSVGRDLGPNELPNIVNTLQEWCTGCEAVLCGIEEQVSRANQYRESQLKVKVQVETEVSNLQKTLKASAASPSSGPAPAGAASNQDADQPAEPRDPASSQEPRQPGKKSSKVKGLRGSGKIWSKSN